CCTCTGGCAAACACTTGAACTCCCAACACAGTTAATCAATATTCAGTCTGGTTGTAtagatcaataataataatgattccCAAACAGGCCACTCAGCTTGATGCCGGGGCTCAATCAGGCGAGTGAGACACGAGTGTGAATTGCTGGTTCCCCATTGAGTCTGTGTTAGTAATGTGTAACGTACACATTATCATTCATTTCCTCTGTCATGTCCTAATTTCTGCACCCCACTCAAGGCTATTAGGAGCCATGTTGTATGTTTCCAGGGTAATAACCGTCGCTGAAAGAGCGTTTAGCGGCCTTAAATTGAGAGGAAATCCGCCAGGACTCCACAGATTTCTCTAAGTCTGGCAGGATGTCAGGCACAACAGCTTGCTCAGCTATAAACACTATCATCTCCACGACCAACAGCAGGACCCAACCTAAGGCCCCTAGCCAATAGGAGGAGCCGAGGCTGGAGAAGTCCTGACCGATTTCTTCCCTGTGCTGATAGGTGAAAAAGGACCAgctgaggaggaagaagaaaccTATAGAAAGAGGAGAAAATCGAGTCAAATCAAGTATCATTGCGGGGGAAAAGAAAAAAGTAATTAAGGTCAATTATTACATGCCTGGAGCTTTAGAAAAGAGTTTGTATGATAATGAGCTGCAATTCCAGGGAAAGTTAAAAGTGTCTTTAAAACACTGCTGCCCTGCAGGGTATGTACATGAGGAATACATGAAAGAATTTCTGGAGAGGTGGGTTTGACATGAACTACACAACCCAAAAGGCTATTTGGAGGTTAAATGGAAATGGGGATATGTTTGACTGCTTTACTAGGAACACATAGGTATTACAACTAATTATAAATAGAAAAACATGGTGTGTGGCTCAGGTTTCAAATGTTCTGAGCACTGTCATGGTGTTACCTGTCGAGGCCATGGTGAACAGCAGCAGGGTGGTGGGGTACAGGGCCTGTCCTCCCATGAGGAGAGAGCGAGTGTTGGAGTAGGAGCGCACCGTCTCAGATGTCCAGCAGAGGGCAAACACCAGACACAGAGCCCCCGTGCTTACCGCCATCAGGAAGGAGAGCACTCCAAATACTCTCTCTGCCTCCAGGGCTGTAGGACAAATGCACAGTTCAAAATGAGAAAGGTAATGATTGATCATAACTTTAATTTGCCATAATTACAATACGTTTCTACGATGAATAGGCAgaatgttgaagtgaaacatGTTGTAAAAGGGAAACAGCTCTGCATTAAAGTGAAACCAATAGGGTAAAAACAAGAGTTCATGTACTTTTAGGTAGTTTTCAAGACTGCAACATTCATTCTGAAATTCTGatttgcacaataaaaaaaagaaggaagacattTTACTTTTGTAACAATGACCAGCAGATTGTTTCACTTAGATGTTCTGTTACAAGGGGCATCACCTAATCACATATGTCATAGTTTATTTACTGACATTATTAAACCCACCTTATGGCCTATGACTAATCAAATAGTAAAAAGAACCACTACGCCAAAGCCCTGCTGGTTTTGTGATTGATCATTTGCAAGTTGTTGATTTGGTCTCTTGCCTCAATTATACTCtactacatatatttatataatatttacattttgttttcTTCTAGTGGCTAAACAGATATTTACCATTCAACCTGAAACTTGAAAAATCCATGTACATTTGTTCTTGTGCTTGTAAAGTGAGGGGGTTGATTTGACCACATTATATTCAATGAAAAGGTGGGTTTGCTTAGTAACAATGTCAATGGAATACAAGTAACAAGGGATACTATTTCTTATAGTTCTGATAGTATCCTAGCTGACCAAGATTTCAGCACATTTGCCTCCAACCAAGACTTGAGAAACTTGTGGAATTCACCGCTCTACAGGAGCGAGCTCTAACATGTTTACAGCTACTGAGAAGTTCCTCTGCAACTCATGATTTCTCAAATGATCTGTATGTTGATCCTCTAGGGATACAGAGGTGTAGAGAAAAAGGTACACTGAGGATCAGTGCC
This region of Pseudochaenichthys georgianus chromosome 6, fPseGeo1.2, whole genome shotgun sequence genomic DNA includes:
- the LOC117448397 gene encoding uncharacterized protein, whose product is MKFLELGESTSRFRFSQSCVGLAGCLCVSYAVWTPFWLKESGLWTEWNNTKSDQTNHIGGNDFSALEAERVFGVLSFLMAVSTGALCLVFALCWTSETVRSYSNTRSLLMGGQALYPTTLLLFTMASTGFFFLLSWSFFTYQHREEIGQDFSSLGSSYWLGALGWVLLLVVEMIVFIAEQAVVPDILPDLEKSVESWRISSQFKAAKRSFSDGYYPGNIQHGS